One genomic region from Clostridium saccharobutylicum DSM 13864 encodes:
- a CDS encoding sigma-70 family RNA polymerase sigma factor, producing MNEVSLRTDEIISQDLDHYGNMLLRLAYSYMKNMYDAEDVVQEVFIQLLKNIEIFESDDHKKHWLICVARNICKNKLKSAWFKKHVELTEMEYYDEYKDSSVLNKVMELPLKYREIIYLYYYEDYTTVKIASIIGKKESTVRSLLSRGRNILKKELKEEYDFE from the coding sequence ATGAATGAGGTTTCATTGCGTACGGATGAAATTATCTCACAAGATTTAGATCATTATGGTAATATGCTGCTGAGACTTGCATATTCATATATGAAAAATATGTATGATGCAGAAGATGTAGTTCAAGAGGTTTTTATACAATTACTTAAAAATATAGAAATCTTTGAAAGCGATGATCATAAAAAGCATTGGCTTATTTGTGTTGCGCGAAATATTTGTAAAAATAAATTAAAATCTGCTTGGTTTAAAAAACATGTAGAGTTAACAGAAATGGAATATTATGATGAGTATAAAGATAGTAGTGTTCTTAACAAGGTGATGGAGCTTCCATTAAAATATAGAGAAATTATTTATTTATATTATTATGAGGATTATACTACAGTGAAAATTGCATCTATAATAGGTAAAAAAGAATCAACAGTGCGGTCATTGCTTAGTAGAGGAAGAAACATATTAAAGAAAGAGCTAAAGGAGGAGTATGATTTTGAGTAA